A window from Purpureocillium takamizusanense chromosome 3, complete sequence encodes these proteins:
- a CDS encoding uncharacterized protein (COG:L~EggNog:ENOG503P1D8) gives MKTENKPDPVQSLVDAFHSLLDEALIVAIAGDYNLADPKAYDAAKATLEGLAQSVPSEEATGFNPSGIPIAPEGDSDGLKDEPTTTPSVSHPASQTNATDPSSIGSAAVDCSAAIPRLTTFDNDSEESKLLLLQSMFADLKPYDVEYSLKKANGDVQTALDDLLNIQYLTSTGQQMKGIDGFFTPEDATASKGKRKKKGKKAPNPGSDLADTTPPNLETNGQDDIQYIAERFGMRSEEVSEAYHKCDRSKGATAVELLDQFLSHGIETQDEAGKEHAEAMTRKYRHVPEKYMPTIVHVAGSIPQFADDLASLLNRHFTKQPKAQKLGLTYRLTPLPRDGIEGADVPAPTSKAAGQVGMLATKAPAVPSMDYSQAVQAANSYHQARVDALSSAAQFHRRGASSPLYRQAASYYTDRAREQARYAQQATATAADLLVEEQSTSNSIDLHGVVIQDGVRIARQKTQDWWQGLGEFRSKKAREQGGFTVITGLGRHSTGGVSQLRQAVAAALLQDGWKFHVETGKFVVTGRR, from the exons ATGAAGACTGAGAACAAACCGGACCCCGTCCAAAGTCTAGTG GACGCGTTCCACAgtctgctcgacgaggctctcATAGTTGCAATTGCTGGCGACTACAATCTCGCTGATCCAAAGGCCTACGATGCAGCCAAAGCCACTCTCGAGGGCCTGGCGCAAAGCGTGCCGTCCGAGGAAGCTACCGGCTTCAACCCCAGCGGCATTCCCATCGCGCCGGAAGGCGACAGTGACGGACTGAAGGACgagccaacgacgacgcccagcgTCAGCCACCCGGCTTCCCAGACCAATGCAACCGATCCGTCAAGCATAGGCTCGGCCGCGGTAGACTGCTCGGCTGCCATCCCCCGTCTCACGACGTTTGACAATGACAGCGAAGAGTCTAAGTTGCTCTTGCTGCAGTCAATGTTCGCCGACCTCAAGCCATATGACGTCGAGTACTCTCTCAAGAAGGCCAATGGTGACGTTCAGACTGCCTTGGACGACCTTCTCAACATTCAGTACCTCACCTCCACAGGTCAGCAGATGAAGGGTATAGACGGTTTTTTCACGCCTGAAGACGCGACTGCCTCCAAGGGAAagcggaagaagaagggtAAGAAAGCTCCAAATCCAGGATCGGATTTGGCCGACACCACGCCTCCCAACCTCGAGACCAATG GTCAAGATGACATCCAGTATATCGCCGAAAGGTTCGGTATGCGCTCAGAGGAAGTGTCGGAAGCGTACCATAAATGCGACCGCTCCAAAGGCGCAACGGCTGTCGAACTCCTGGACCAGTTTCTGTCCCACGGGATCGAGACTCAAGACGAGGCAGGCAAAGAACATGCAGAGGCGATGACACGCAAATACCGGCACGTTCCCGAAAAGTACATGCCCACCATCGTTCACGTCGCCGGGTCGATTCCGCAGTTTGCCGACGATCTGGCCTCGCTGCTCAACCGGCATTTTACAAAGCAGCCAAAGGCACAGAAGCTAGGTCTGACTTATAGactgacgccgctgccgcgagaTGGGATCGAGGGCGCTGATGTCCCGGCGCCCACTTCCAAGGCTGCTGGACAGGTGGGGATGCTCGCCACAAAAGCTCCCGCTGTCCCGTCCATGGACTATTCGCAGGCTGTTCAGGCGGCAAATAGCTACCACCAAGCTCGGGTAGATGCGCTCTCTTCCGCGGCCCAGTTCCATCGGAGAGGTGCTTCGAGCCCGCTGTACAGGCAGGCCGCCTCGTACTACACCGACCGTGCCCGCGAGCAGGCCAGGTACGCTCAACAGGCTACTGCCACAGCCGCGGACctgctggtggaggagcagAGCACATCGAACTCGATCGACCTGCACGGCGTCGTGATCCAGGACGGCGTGAGGATTGCGCGTCAGAAAACGCAGGACTGGTGGCAGGGGCTCGGCGAGTTCAGAAGCAAAAAGGCCAGGGAGCAGGGCGGCTTCACCGTCATCAcaggcctcggccgccataGCACTGGCGGCGTCTCGCAGCTGAgacaggccgtcgccgcggccctccTGCAGGACGGGTGGAAGTTTCATGTAGAGACGGGCAAATTTGTCGTGACTGGACGTCGTTGA
- a CDS encoding uncharacterized protein (COG:U~COG:Z~EggNog:ENOG503P54S) has translation MSSKRHSILPAIDRSGPKPPVNFSSSLTISDNAILQGTHSITMQSETVVHPRSRFDSNMGSILIGRRCIVHERAYIGARPEDLDRAKPGGVALGDYVIVEVGTVVESGNTEIGEGTTVQVGSRIGSGAKVGKHCTISSLSVIPPGEIIPDFTTVYSNGLRRTDKRGVGELRKLGIVKQIAVLRKMIPSNPDKFK, from the exons ATGTCCAGCAAGCGCCACTCGATTctccccgccatcgaccGCAGCGGCCCGAAACCGCCCGTCAatttctcctcgtcgctcacCATCTCCGACAATGCCATCCTACAGGGCACGCACTCGATCACGATGCAGTCGGAGACGGTGGTGCATCCGCGATCCAGGTTCGATTCCAACATGGGGAGCATTCTCATCGGCCGCCGTTGCATCGTACACGAACGCGCGTACATCGGGGCACGCCCGGAGGACCTTGACAGGGCAAAGCCGGGGGGcgtggcgctgggcgactACGTAATTGTAGAAGTTGGCACGGTCGTCGAGTCTGGCAACACAGAAATTGGCGAGGGCACGACAGTGCAAGTAGGGAGCCGCATCGGCAGCGGTGCCAAAGTGGGCAAG CATTGCACAATATCGAGCTTGTCAGTGATACCCCCGGGTGAGATTATACCCGATTTTACGACAGTGTACTCGAACGGACTGCGGCGAACAGATAAGCGTGGCGTTGGCGAGTTGCGAAAGCTCGGCATTGTGAAGCAAATAGCCGTTTTGCGCAAGATGATACCCAGTAACCCGGACAAGTTCAAGTGA
- the NDH51 gene encoding NADH dehydrogenase [ubiquinone] flavoprotein 1, mitochondrial (EggNog:ENOG503NU1K~COG:C) produces MLSTRAAPSKAVSLSRTAVRGLATVQDGTPKRTYGGLKDQDRIFQNLYGRYPADLASAKKMGDWHKTKEIILKGHDWIINEVKASGLRGRGGAGFPSGLKWSFMNFKDWDKDTKPRYLVVNADEGEPGTCKDREIMRKDPHKLVEGCLVAGRAMNASAAYIYIRGEFVYEAQVLQNAINEAYKDGLIGKNACGSGYDFDVFIHRGGGAYVCGEETSLIESLEGKPGKPRLKPPFPAAVGLFGCPSTVANVETVAVAPTICRRGGNWFAGFGRERNQGTKLFCISGHVNNPCTVEEEMSIPLRELIDKHCGGVRGGWDNLQAIIPGGSSTPILPKSICDDQLMDFDALKDSQSGLGTAAVIVMDKSADVVRAIARLSHFYRHESCGQCTPCREGSKWTEQIMSRFEKGQGREREIDMLQELTKQVEGHTICALGEAFAWPIQGLIRHFRPELEARMQNFAKENGGEALAGGWARDTRAQGKLTSPGM; encoded by the exons ATGCTGTCCACGAGAGCGGCGCCCAGTAAGGCTGTCAGCCTCTCGCGGACCGCCGTGAGGGGCTTGGCTACCGTGCAGGATGGCACCCCCAAGCGGACCTACGGCGGTCTCAAGGACCAGGACCGCATTTTCCAGAACCTCTACGGACGATACCCCGCCGACCTCGCGAGCGCGAAGAAGATGGGCGACTGGCACAAGACGAAGGAGATTATCCTCAAGGGCCATGACTGGATCATcaacgaggtcaaggccTCGGGCCTGCGAggccgcggtggcgccggcttCCCCTCGGGCCTCAAGTGG TCTTTCATGAACTTCAAGGACTGGGACAAGGACACGAAGCCCCGATACCTGGTCGtcaacgccgacgagggcgaacCCGGAACCTGCAAGGACCGCGAGATTATGCGAAAGGACCCCcacaagctcgtcgagggctGCCTTGTTGCCGGCCGAGCCATGAACGCGAGCGCTGCCTACATCTATATCCGAGGTGAATTCGTTTACGAGGCCCAGGTTCTCCAGAACGCCATCAACGAAGCCTACAAGGACGGCCTCATCGGCAAGAACGCCTGCGGCTCGGGTTACGACTTCGACGTCTTCATTCaccgcggtggcggcgcctACGTCTGCGGCGAAGAGACCTCTCTCATCGAATCGCTCGAGGGCAAGCCTGGCAAGCCGCGCCTCAAGCCTCCGTTCCCCGCTGCCGTCGGTCTGTTCGGCTGCCCTTCCaccgtcgccaacgtcgagaCGGTGGCTGTGGCGCCGAccatctgccgccgcggtggcAACTGGTTCGCCGGCTtcggccgcgagcgcaaCCAGGGCACCAAGCTGTTCTGCATTTCCGGACACGTTAACAACCCCTGCActgtcgaggaggagatgtCCATCCCGCTTCGCGAGCTCATCGACAAGCACTGTGGCGGCGTGCGTGGTGGCTGGGATAACCTGCAGGCCATCATCCCCGGTGGCTCGTCGACTCCCATCCTGCCCAAGTCAATTTGCGACGACCAGCTTATGGACTTTGACGCGCTCAAGGACAGCCAGTCTGGTCTGGGTACTGCTGCCGTCATCGTGATGGACAagagcgccgacgtcgtTCGCGCCATTGCCCGGTTGAGCCACTTTTACCGCCACGAGAGTTGCGGCCAATGCACGCCGTGCCGAGAGGGAAGCAAGTGGACGGAGCAGATCATGTCGCGGTTTGAGAAGGGTCAGGGCCGCGAGCGGGAGATTGACATGCTCCAGGAGCTGACGAAGCAGGTTGAGGGACACACCATCTGCG CTCTGGGAGAGGCTTTCGCCTGGCCCATCCAGGGCCTGATCCGCCACTTCCGGCCCGAGCTAGAGGCGCGGATGCAGAACTTTGCGAAGGagaacggcggcgaggcgctggccggcggTTGGGCGCGCGACACCCGGGCCCAAGGGAAACTGACTTCTCCGGGAATGTAA
- a CDS encoding uncharacterized protein (COG:L~EggNog:ENOG503P1D8) gives MFADLKPYDVEYSLKKANGDVQTALDDLLNIQYLTSTGQQMKGIDGFFTPEDATASKGKRKKKGKKAPNPGSDLADTTPPNLETNGQDDIQYIAERFGMRSEEVSEAYHKCDRSKGATAVELLDQFLSHGIETQDEAGKEHAEAMTRKYRHVPEKYMPTIVHVAGSIPQFADDLASLLNRHFTKQPKAQKLGLTYRLTPLPRDGIEGADVPAPTSKAAGQVGMLATKAPAVPSMDYSQAVQAANSYHQARVDALSSAAQFHRRGASSPLYRQAASYYTDRAREQARYAQQATATAADLLVEEQSTSNSIDLHGVVIQDGVRIARQKTQDWWQGLGEFRSKKAREQGGFTVITGLGRHSTGGVSQLRQAVAAALLQDGWKFHVETGKFVVTGRR, from the exons ATGTTCGCCGACCTCAAGCCATATGACGTCGAGTACTCTCTCAAGAAGGCCAATGGTGACGTTCAGACTGCCTTGGACGACCTTCTCAACATTCAGTACCTCACCTCCACAGGTCAGCAGATGAAGGGTATAGACGGTTTTTTCACGCCTGAAGACGCGACTGCCTCCAAGGGAAagcggaagaagaagggtAAGAAAGCTCCAAATCCAGGATCGGATTTGGCCGACACCACGCCTCCCAACCTCGAGACCAATG GTCAAGATGACATCCAGTATATCGCCGAAAGGTTCGGTATGCGCTCAGAGGAAGTGTCGGAAGCGTACCATAAATGCGACCGCTCCAAAGGCGCAACGGCTGTCGAACTCCTGGACCAGTTTCTGTCCCACGGGATCGAGACTCAAGACGAGGCAGGCAAAGAACATGCAGAGGCGATGACACGCAAATACCGGCACGTTCCCGAAAAGTACATGCCCACCATCGTTCACGTCGCCGGGTCGATTCCGCAGTTTGCCGACGATCTGGCCTCGCTGCTCAACCGGCATTTTACAAAGCAGCCAAAGGCACAGAAGCTAGGTCTGACTTATAGactgacgccgctgccgcgagaTGGGATCGAGGGCGCTGATGTCCCGGCGCCCACTTCCAAGGCTGCTGGACAGGTGGGGATGCTCGCCACAAAAGCTCCCGCTGTCCCGTCCATGGACTATTCGCAGGCTGTTCAGGCGGCAAATAGCTACCACCAAGCTCGGGTAGATGCGCTCTCTTCCGCGGCCCAGTTCCATCGGAGAGGTGCTTCGAGCCCGCTGTACAGGCAGGCCGCCTCGTACTACACCGACCGTGCCCGCGAGCAGGCCAGGTACGCTCAACAGGCTACTGCCACAGCCGCGGACctgctggtggaggagcagAGCACATCGAACTCGATCGACCTGCACGGCGTCGTGATCCAGGACGGCGTGAGGATTGCGCGTCAGAAAACGCAGGACTGGTGGCAGGGGCTCGGCGAGTTCAGAAGCAAAAAGGCCAGGGAGCAGGGCGGCTTCACCGTCATCAcaggcctcggccgccataGCACTGGCGGCGTCTCGCAGCTGAgacaggccgtcgccgcggccctccTGCAGGACGGGTGGAAGTTTCATGTAGAGACGGGCAAATTTGTCGTGACTGGACGTCGTTGA
- the NCR1 gene encoding niemann-Pick type C- protein 1 (TransMembrane:13 (n5-17c22/23o270-290i352-372o592-616i628-652o658-680i710-729o735-760i825-842o1065-1091i1098-1118o1124-1149i1170-1199o1211-1234i)~EggNog:ENOG503NVHN~COG:I~SECRETED:SignalP(1-22~SECRETED:cutsite=VAA-DP~SECRETED:prob=0.9064)), whose translation MRHRVAPLLGAASLLAVQLVAADPYTPKHEPGRCAFRGQCGKQSFFGKELPCVDNGAATDPDAELRKEIVDLCGSEWSEGPVCCTIEQVKALKSEMGTPNTLIGSCPACKHNFFNLFCKFTCSPDQSVFINITDAASKNGKQLVTELDQLISEEYGTGLYNSCKEVKFGGANSRAMDLIGGGAKNYHEMLKFLGDKKPLVGSPFQINFPNSTSDSKMGPLDMKPKQCNDEDPDYRCVCVDCPEVCPKLPAVKRSGSCRVGVLPCLSFASIFTYGILLLAFAAFVFGHVAWRRYAQHRVERTRLLHESSLSDDEDEGGPVLTEAMRDRPTKRYWLNDRCDKIFYQLGHAAARFPGLTILASFVVVAVLSAGWFRFDLEKEPARLWVSPTSAAAQEKHYFDSNFGPFYRAEKIFLVNDTTAAGPSPVLSYDTLKWWADVEKTIERIQSPTFGDFLHDLCFKPANDACVVQSVTGYWWAKGGISKKSWKQDLRSCAKSPVDCRPEFGQPIEPDMVLGSYGDDVADAPAITTTWVVRNAEEGTAALARAIDWENALRDRLLEVQEEAQSRGLRLSFTTEISLEQELNKSTNTDAKIIVVSYVVMFIYACMALGTPFKHIFRNPALLLVESKVTLGLVGIIIVLMSITASIGFFSWVGLKATLIIVEVIPFIVLAVGVDNIFLIVHELERVNVSCPDQMVEERVARALGRMGPSILFSAMTETVAFALGAAVGMPAVRNFAAYAAGAVLVNAILQMTMFVSFLALNQMRVEDHRCELWPFWQVTKARVHLNGGGGFIPGGRASDSDEESLLQVFIKNTYAPSLFGKKVKLGVVTIFLGVFAAALALLPRIQLGLDQRVAIPDGSYLIPYFNDLYDYMEVGPPVYFVTRGVDATHRTEQQELCSRFTTCQSLSLTNTLELERQRPDVSFISSPTASWVDDFFLWLNPIYERCCIEDGKTCFADREPAWNTTLSGMPENQEFIHYLEKFLAAPADDECPLGGQAAYRDAVVINDADNSVKATNFRSAHTPLRSQDDFINAYSSARRIASDIKERTGADVFPYSVFYIFFDQYLSIVPLTAGLLCAAVGIIFVVASLLLGSVLTSAVVAITVIMSVVDIMGAMAVFNVSLNAVSLVNLIICVGISVEFCAHIARAFMFPSRTVMESNNNALRGRDARAWTALVNVGGSVFSGITITKLLGVCVLAFTRSKIFEIYYFRVWLALVVFAALHALVFLPVALSIAGGSGYVDPESEGTAAQDLTDRRWRAIRVHDHSDSEDEY comes from the exons ATGCGTCATCGAGTCGCGCCTCTGCTCGGGGCGGCGTCTCTGCTCGctgtccagctcgtcgccgccgatccATACACTCCCAAACACGAGCCGGGGAGATGCGCATTCAGGGGCCAGTGCGGCAAGCAGAGCTTCTTCGGCAAGGAGCTGCCGTGCGTCGACAatggcgccgcgacggacCCAGACGCGGAGCTCCGGAAGGAGATCGTCGACCTCTGCGGTAGCGAATGGAGCGAAGGCCCGGTCTGCTGCACCATCGAGCAG GTCAAGGCGCTCAAGTCCGAGATGGGAACGCCAAACACCCTCATCGGCTCGTGTCCAGCGTGCAAGCACAACTTCTTCAACCTCTTTTGCAAGTTCACCTGCTCTCCCGACCAATCAGTCTTCATAAATATCACCGATGCCGCGTCCAAGAACGGAAAGCAGCTCGTCACGGAGCTTGACCAGCTCATATCCGAAGAGTACGGCACTGGCCTTTACAACAGCTGCAAGGAGGTCAAattcggcggcgccaacagTCGGGCCATGGACTTGAttggcggtggtgccaaAAACTACCACGAGATGCTCAAGTTCCTGGGCGACAAGAAGCCTCTCGTTGGATCGCCCTTCCAAATCAACTTCCCCAACTCGACAAGCGACTCAAAAATGGGTCCCTTGGATATGAAGCCGAAACAGTGCAATGACGAGGACCCCGACTACcgctgcgtctgcgtcgacTGCCCCGAAGTCTGCCCCAAACTGCCGGCTGTGAAGCGCTCAGGCTCCTGCCGGGTGGGCGTACTACCATGCCTGTCGTTTGCCTCCATCTTCACCTATGGCatcctgctgcttgctttCGCGGCGTTTGTCTTCGGACACGTCGCATGGAGGAGATATGCGCAACATCGTGTCGAGCGCACGAGGCTCCTCCACGAGTCATCGCTgagcgatgacgaggacgagggcggtcCGGTTCTGACAGAGGCGATGCGCGACCGTCCCACAAAGCGGTACTGGCTCAACGACCGGTGCGACAAGATATTTTACCAGCTTggccacgccgcggcgcgcttCCCTGGCCTTACCATCCTGGCAAGCTTCGTGGTGGTAGCCGTACTCAGCGCTGGATGGTTCAGGTTCGACCTGGAAAAGGAACCAGCCCGCCTCTGGGTCAGCCCGACAtctgccgctgcccaagAGAAGCACTACTTTGACTCGAACTTTGGGCCCTTCTACCGCGCTGAGAAAATATTCCTCGTCAACGACACtacggccgccggccccagcccTGTTCTGAGCTATGACACGCTGAAATGGTGGGCGGACGTTGAGAAGACCATTGAGAGGATCCAGAGTCCGACTTTCGGCGACTTCCTACATGATTTGTGCTTTAAGCCGGCCAATGACGCCTGTGTTGTTCAGTCAGTCACGGGGTATTGGTGGGCCAAAGGCGGCATCAGCAAGAAGTCATGGAAGCAGGACCTCCGGAGCTGTGCCAAATCCCCAGTCGACTGCCGGCCGGAGTTTGGACAACCCATCGAGCCCGACATGGTCCTGGGCAGCTATGGAGACGACGTTGCGGATGCCCCGGCGATCACGACCACCTGGGTCGTCAGgaacgccgaggagggcacCGCAGCTTTGGCGCGGGCCATCGATTGGGAGAATGCTCTTCGGGACCGACTACTCGAggtccaagaagaagcacaGAGCCGAGGACTTCGGCTGTCGTTCACTACGGAGATTAGCCTTGAGCAAGAGCTGAACAAGTCGACGAACACCGATGCCAAGATCATCGTGGTAAGCTACGTCGTCATGTTCATCTACGCCTGCATGGCTCTGGGAACGCCGTTCAAGCATATTTTCAGGAATCCTGCGCTGCTTCTCGTCGAGTCCAAGGTGACGCTGGGCCTTGTGGGAATCATCATCGTGTTGATGTCCATTACCGCGTCCATTGGCTTCTTTTCCTGGGTCGGACTCAAAGCCACACTCATCATCGTGGAGGTCATACCCTTCATTGTCCTAGCTGTCGGTGTCGACAACATCTTCCTTATAGTGCACGAGCTGGAGAGAGTCAACGTCAGCTGCCCTGACCAAAtggtcgaggagcgcgtTGCTCGGGCTCTCGGTCGCATGGGCCCATCGATCCTCTTTTCGGCCATGACGGAGACGGTTGCCtttgccctcggcgcggctgTTGGCATGCCTGCCGTTCGAAACTTCGCCGCGtacgccgccggcgcggttCTCGTCAATGCCATTCTTCAGATGACCATGTTCGTCTCGTTCCTCGCGCTCAACCAAATGCGCGTAGAGGATCACCGTTGCGAACTTTGGCCCTTCTGGCAGGTTACCAAGGCACGGGTGCACCTCAACGGTGGAGGCGGCTTCATTCCAGGCGGCCGTGCCTCCGACTCTGACGAGGAAAGCCTGCTGCAAGTTTTCATCAAGAACACGTACGCCCCGAGTCTCTTCGGAAAGAAGGTCAAGCTGGGGGTTGTCACAATCTTCTTGGGCGTCTTTGCCGCTGCTTTGGCACTGCTCCCGAGGATTCAGCTTGGTTTGGATCAGCGTGTAGCCATTCCGGACGGATCGTATCTGATTCCGTACTTCAACGACCTGTACGACTATATGGAGGTCGGGCCTCCTGTTTACTTTGTGACTCGAGGCGTGGACGCAACTCACCGGACGGAACAGCAGGAGCTGTGCTCACGCTTCACCACCTGCCAGTCGCTTTCGTTGACCAACACGCTTGAGCTCGAGAGACAGCGACCTGACGTTTCCTTCATCTCGTCACCAACGGCGAGCTGGGTTGACGACTTCTTCCTTTGGCTCAACCCAATATATGAGCGCTGCTgcatcgaggacggcaagactTGTTTTGCAGATCGGGAGCCAGCGTGGAACACGACGCTCTCTGGCATGCCAGAGAACCAAGAGTTTATCCACTACCTCGAGAAATTCCTGGCTGCACCTGCGGATGATGAATGCCCACTAGGTGGCCAGGCTGCCTACAGAGACGCCGTCGTGATCAACGATGCGGACAATAGCGTCAAGGCGACCAATTTCCGCTCTGCGCACACGCCTCTCCGGAGCCAAGACGACTTCATCAACGCCTATTCCTCTGCTCGCCGCATCGCGTCCGACATCAAGGAGCGGACCGGGGCCGATGTATTCCCATATAGCGTCTTCTACATCTTCTTCGACCAGTATCTCAGCATCGTCCCGCTCACAGCAGGACTTCTCTGCGCCGCGGTCGGCATCATATTTGTCGTTGCTTCCCTGCTCCTGGGGTCGGTGCTGACGTCCGCCGTCGTTGCGATTACGGTCATCatgagcgtcgtcgacatcatgggggccatggcggtgtTCAACGTCTCACTGAATGCCGTGTCACTCGTCAACCTCATCATCTGCGTGGGCATATCAGTTGAGTTCTGTGCGCACATTGCACGCGCCTTCATGTTTCCGTCGCGGACGGTCATGGAGAGCAACAATAACGCgctccgcggccgcgacgcccgggCCTGGACCGCCCTCGTCAACGTTGGCGGCTCCGTCTTCTCgggcatcaccatcaccaagctGCTCGGGGTGTGCGTCCTCGCCTTTACGCGCTCCAAGATCTTTGAGATTTACTACTTCCGCGtgtggctggcgctggtcgtcttcgcggcgctgcacgcCCTCGTGTTCTTGCCCGTGGCGCTGAGCATcgcgggcgggagcggctACGTCGACCCGGAGAGCgaggggacggcggcgcaggatcTGACCGATCGCAGATGGCGGGCCATCCGCGTCCACGACCATAGTGACTCGGAAGACGAGTACTAG
- a CDS encoding uncharacterized protein (COG:S~EggNog:ENOG503P570~TransMembrane:5 (o24-44i72-91o111-129i256-276o282-303i)), whose product MVGIVEQFTAFGTDIVGLERLLRFVQSVFLILTSYPSLIARYLLPSRPASVHVSTETSLLELQSRLNLTRRAIRLFWFLGSFQAGWALYVADDGYDNNRGGGGGGGGGKSLETWLDIIASSCFGMFGLVESATLVDLARVQGVALLGLGEASRLDAQAQTLWFAALYASALSSGVKLLRLLAHKPVPATGDAFAGVDELISGDGGGDDDEKREEDEKEKEKTTTTGRVMTMAEQRALAKKRKDERKAWMAEVNAKAGALAMKLLADILDMVIPAWSLGWVEVHVGLVGVAMFCSTVLTSAAVWSRCVKQLQKKA is encoded by the exons ATGGTGGGCATCGTGGAGCAATTTACCGCATTTGGGACGGACATTG tcgGCCTGGAGCGCCTCCTGCGCTTCGTCCAGTCCGTCTTCCTGATCCTCACCTCGTACCCGTCCCTCATCGCCAGGTACCTGCTGCCCTCGCGCCCGGCCTCGGTGCACGTCTCCACCGAGACGTccctgctggagctgcagtCGCGCCTGAACCTCACGCGCCGCGCGATCCGCCTCTTCTGGTTCCTCGGCAGCTTCCAGGCCGGCTGGGCGCTGTACGTGGCCGATGACGGCTACGACAAcaaccgcggcggcggcggcggcggcggcggtggtaAGTCGCTGGAAACGTGGctcgacatcatcgcctcgtcgtgcTTCGGCATgttcggcctcgtcgagtcCGCCacgctcgtcgacctcgcgcgcgtgcagggcgtcgcgctgctgggcctcggcgaggcgtcgcggcTCGACGCCCAGGCGCAGACGCTGTGGTTCGCCGCGCTGTACGCGTCGGCGCTGAGCTCGGGCGtgaagctgctgcggctgctcgcGCACAAGcccgtgccggcgacgggcgacgccTTTGCCGGTGTGGACGAGCTTATCagtggtgacggcggcggcgacgacgacgagaagcgggaggaggacgagaaggagaaggagaagacgacgacaacaggCCGAGTGATGACCATGGCGGAGCAGCGTGCcctggccaagaagcgcaaggacgAGCGCAAGGCGTGGATGGCCGAGGTCAACGccaaggcgggcgcgctggccatgAAGCTGCTTGCCGATATACTCGACATGGTGATCCCGGCGTGGAGCCTGGGCTGGGTCGAGGTCCATGTTGGGCTCGTTGGCGTTGCCATGTTTTGCAGCACGGTGCTGACGAGCGCGGCTGTGTGGAGCAGGTGCGTGAAGCAGCTGCAGAAGAAGGCATAG